A genomic segment from Halomonas sp. GD1P12 encodes:
- the rbfA gene encoding 30S ribosome-binding factor RbfA: MREFKRTDRVADQLQKELAVLIQREIKDPRLGMVTVSGATVSRDLGYADIYVTLLGEQSPERIKENLQVLKRASGFLRSQIARRIQLRHVPELRFHFDESVVRGQQLSSLIDEAVSTDRARQGEEGEDAQGEEPR, encoded by the coding sequence ATGCGCGAATTCAAGCGTACCGACCGGGTAGCCGACCAGCTCCAGAAGGAGCTGGCGGTACTCATCCAGCGTGAAATCAAGGACCCGCGCCTTGGCATGGTGACGGTCAGCGGCGCGACCGTCAGCCGCGATCTGGGCTACGCCGACATCTACGTCACCCTGTTGGGTGAACAGTCGCCCGAGCGTATCAAGGAGAACCTGCAGGTGCTCAAGCGCGCCAGCGGTTTTTTGCGAAGCCAGATCGCCAGGCGCATCCAGCTTCGCCATGTACCGGAGCTGCGCTTTCATTTCGATGAAAGCGTGGTGCGCGGTCAGCAGCTCTCCTCGCTGATCGACGAGGCGGTCTCCACTGACCGCGCGCGTCAGGGTGAGGAAGGCGAAGACGCCCAGGGCGAGGAGCCGCGCTAA